ATATGTGGGAAAAAGGGAGCCGCAGCACCATCCTCCCCTATTTTATGAAGCATGTAGCTGTCGGAGCTGGACCTGTTCTCGATGCAGGCTGTGGTGACGGCTATGCCAGTTGCAAGCTTGCAGAGCACGGCTATCAGGTGGAGGGCATCGACATTGCCGGGGAAATGATCCGCCTCGCTCATGACCGGGTCATTTCCTCCTCAGGCTCTGTTCATTTTCAGACGGGAGATATCAGCGCGCTTCCTTTTGCTAATGATTCCTTCTCCGGTGTGCTCTCGATTAACGTAGTGGAATTCACGCCGTCTCCGCTCCAGGCACTCTTGGAGCTTCACCGCGTGCTCGCACCCGGAGGAATTCTCGTCTTGGGTATCCTCGGTCCTACAGCTGGCCCACGCGCTCATAGCTATCGCAGACTTTATGAAGAGACGACGATCCAAAATACGATGATGCCCTGGGAAGCCAAGCAGTTAGCGAGCGAAAATGGCTTCACACTGCTGGACGAAGAGCCGGTATACAAAGAAGGAATTACGCCAGATATTGCGGGCCGCTTAAGCGTAGAGCTGCGGGAGGCTGTCAGCTTTTTGACCTTGTTTGCTTTGCGAAAATAGATGAGAATGCTCTCAACTTTCGTTAAGTATGCCGGTCACACCTATGAGAGGGAAAACCGGCGATTTTTTATGATCAATCACATCGAACAGTGTCCCGCTAGTCTAGGCTTTGCTATTCCATATC
The window above is part of the Brevibacillus brevis NBRC 100599 genome. Proteins encoded here:
- a CDS encoding class I SAM-dependent methyltransferase, whose translation is MSQWTEQAAKQWDQFAEDWRKRSEHMWEKGSRSTILPYFMKHVAVGAGPVLDAGCGDGYASCKLAEHGYQVEGIDIAGEMIRLAHDRVISSSGSVHFQTGDISALPFANDSFSGVLSINVVEFTPSPLQALLELHRVLAPGGILVLGILGPTAGPRAHSYRRLYEETTIQNTMMPWEAKQLASENGFTLLDEEPVYKEGITPDIAGRLSVELREAVSFLTLFALRK